A genomic stretch from Antarcticibacterium flavum includes:
- the trmD gene encoding tRNA (guanosine(37)-N1)-methyltransferase TrmD yields the protein MRIDIITVVPDILTSPFDVSILKRAIEKGLVEIHLHNLRDYVTDNYKQIDDYQFGGGAGMVMMIEPIDKCITALKAERDYDEVIYMTPDGKRFTQKDANTLSLKENIIILCGHYKGVDQRVRDHFITKEISIGDYVLSGGELAAAVVCDAVIRLIPGVLGNETSALTDSFQDDLLAPPVYTRPADYKGWKVPEILTSGNFPKIESWREEQSYLRTKELRPDLLKEE from the coding sequence ATGCGCATTGATATAATTACAGTTGTACCAGATATTTTAACCAGTCCCTTTGATGTTTCAATACTTAAAAGAGCCATTGAAAAGGGGCTCGTTGAGATCCACCTGCATAACTTAAGGGATTACGTTACAGATAATTACAAGCAAATTGATGACTACCAGTTTGGCGGTGGCGCGGGCATGGTCATGATGATCGAGCCCATAGACAAGTGCATAACAGCTTTAAAAGCTGAGAGAGATTATGATGAAGTGATCTATATGACGCCAGATGGTAAGAGATTTACACAGAAAGATGCAAATACTCTCTCTCTAAAGGAAAATATAATAATACTATGTGGTCATTATAAGGGAGTAGACCAACGGGTGAGGGATCATTTTATCACTAAGGAGATCTCTATAGGGGACTATGTATTATCTGGCGGAGAACTGGCAGCAGCGGTGGTATGTGACGCGGTTATAAGATTGATCCCCGGGGTCCTTGGCAATGAGACCTCGGCTCTCACAGATTCCTTTCAGGATGACCTGCTGGCTCCACCGGTGTACACCCGCCCTGCCGACTATAAGGGCTGGAAAGTCCCCGAAATCCTTACTTCAGGTAATTTCCCTAAGATCGAATCCTGGAGGGAGGAACAGTCTTACCTGAGAACCAAAGAATTACGAC